In one window of Anthonomus grandis grandis chromosome 11, icAntGran1.3, whole genome shotgun sequence DNA:
- the LOC126742190 gene encoding cystathionine gamma-lyase, whose protein sequence is MSQGDGFLPYPKSFATQAIHHAQEPEQWDSMAVVSPLVTSTTFKQFGPADFKSYEYSRSGNPTRNVLEQVLAKLDNGKYGLAFSSGLGATTALLGLLNSGEHLISGNDIYGGTNRLFNKVAVKFGIETTLVDLSDIRNFEKNIKKNTKLVWIETPTNPTMQVVDIKAVSEIAKKHNLILVVDNTFLTSYLLRPLELGADIVSYSLTKYMNGHSDVVMGALVTSNDQLYEKMKFLQNSMGIVPSPFDCYQVNRGLKTLALRMEKHKENSLLVAKYLENHPKVEKVLHPGLPSHPQHETFKKQTCGHSGTFSFYLKGNIETSKAFLTSLKMFTLAESLGGYESLVELPSVMTHASVPPELRKELGISDTLIRLSVGLEEADDLIADLEQAFRGL, encoded by the exons ATGTCTCAAGGCGACGGTTTTTTACCCTATCCAAAAAGTTTTGCTACTCAAGCCATTCATCATGCTCAAGAACCTGAACAGTGGGACTCTATGGCAGTAGTTAGTCCTCTAGTCACCTCTACGACTTTTAAGCAATTCGGTCCTGCAGATTTTAAG agttatgaATACAGTCGATCAGGCAACCCTACTCGTAATGTTCTGGAACAAGTTCTGGCAAAACTTGATAATGGCAAATATGGTTTGGCATTTTCTTCCGGATTAGGTGCTACGACTGCTTTGTTGGGTCTGTTAAATTCTGGTGAACATCTCAtaag cgGTAACGATATTTATGGAGGAACTAATCGTTTGTTTAATAAGGTGGCTGTAAAGTTTGGAATCGAAACAACTTTGGTGGACCTTTCAGATATTAGAAACTttgaaaagaatattaaaaagaatactaAG CTCGTCTGGATAGAGACTCCCACTAACCCAACTATGCAAGTAGTAGATATTAAAGCAGTATCGGAGATagcaaaaaaacataatttgatTTTGGTGGTTGACAACACCTTCCTAACTTCATATCTGCTCAGACCTTTAGAACTCGGAGCAGATATAGTTTCTTATTCATTAACAAAGTACATGAATGGACATTCTGATGTTGTCATGGGAGCTTTGGTTACCTCGAATGACCAGTTGTATGAAAAGatgaaatttttacaaaatt CCATGGGTATTGTTCCAAGTCCGTTCGATTGCTACCAAGTGAATAGAGGATTAAAAACTCTAGCATTGAGAATGgaaaaacataaagaaaattctttattagtagctaaatatttagaaaatcatCCTAAAGTAGAAAAAGTGCTGCATCCCG gCCTACCATCTCATCCACAACATGAAACGTTCAAGAAGCAAACGTGCGGCCATAGTGGCACCTTCTCCTTTTACCTCAAAGGAAATATAGAAACATCCAAAGCATTTTTGACTTCATTGAAAATGTTTACATTGGCAGAAAGTCTGGGAGGTTATGAAAGTTTGGTTGAGTTACC GTCTGTAATGACTCATGCATCGGTGCCTCCAGAATTAAGGAAAGAACTAGGAATCTCAGATACTTTAATTAGGTTGTCGGTAGGACTGGAAGAGGCTGACGATCTGATTGCTGATTTGGAGCAGGCATTTAGGggtctttaa